Proteins from one Gossypium raimondii isolate GPD5lz chromosome 8, ASM2569854v1, whole genome shotgun sequence genomic window:
- the LOC128043004 gene encoding uncharacterized protein LOC128043004 — translation MNFQAGSGSNPGDNLNNMAVPDFDEVAEKDKAKEEFPKQFEEKWKWMEEKFRAMECIESYHGMDAKDLSLVPDLESLTGAASKWYNQLSRAKISTWRDLAQAFMRHGKIDGGENNRRPVPKKRESEVNNVNVYNKSITVNQPRKQESRMRQNTEKPQFTPIPMTFKELYQNLFNAHVIAPCYLSPLQPPYRKWYDTNAQCDYHAGISGHSIENCTAFKKVVEGLIKLGVVKFDDSPNTESPLPNHDDKRVNMLSEGTGEEVKTDIAEVKTPLKRVWKEMAKRGLVISDLEEGYEMGNYCEFHYKIGHEIQECEGFRASVQSMMDNKEMKFYEETEEERSICASESTTKISKINHPVVIISHPKNSEARVQVTPKIVIHKPLNFSYKDSKMVPWKYGCNVTISGKEVERSQERGSYTRNGKRYDTPAELPREMNLMVEQRKGKAVEVEPLVNEPIKEEEAKEFLKFLKYSEYIVVEQLHKQPTRISVLALLLSSEVHRSALMKVLNETYVAEDISVNKLDRLGNTLPGVLIDNGSALNVLPLSTLNRLPMDSSHMKPCQNIVRAFDGIERSFIGRIEIQLRIGPTTYEVDFLVMDIKPSYNCLLGRPWTHLPGAVPSMLHQKVKLISEGRFVTISAEEDLIAMVMGDTPYMETNDEAVECSFRPLEFVNATFIAEGNRIPIPKISKTTEMGLQLMVGREASPGKGLGKYLQGKIEAPMLKEKFDRFGLGYKPDMKQKRKEVEKRQEKRMARLSREEFKWEPLTFPHISKSFVSGGFIYPQRGVSRRENIEEMLENVHINAIETPERKTLLEICLYEPGSELNNWTAEEIPVVFKAYSA, via the exons ATGAACTTTCAAGCCGGATCAGGTTCTAATCCCGGTGATAACCTGAATAATATGGCTGTCCCGGATTTCGATGAGGTAGCCGAGAAGGATAAAGCGAAGGAAGAATTTCCAAAACAGTTTGaggaaaaatggaaatggatggAAGAAAAGTTTAGAGCAATGGAATGCATTGAAAGCTATCATGGAATGGATGCAAAAGATTTGAGTTTAGTCCCAGACTTG GAAAGTCTTACAGGAGCGGCGTCTAAATGGTATAACCAGTTGAGCCGGGCCAAAATCAGCACTTGGAGGGATTTGGCGCAGGCTTTTATGAGACA tggaaaaatagATGGTGGGGAGAATAATCGAAGGCCAGttccaaagaaaagagaaagtgaaGTAAACAACGTGAATGTATACAACAAATCAATTACAGTGAATCAGCCAAGGAAACAAGAATCGAGAATGAGGCAAAATACAGAGAAGCCCCAGTTCACTCCCATTCCAATGACATTTAAAGAGCTGtatcagaatttatttaatgcacatgttATTGCTCCTTGTTACTTGAGTCCTCTACAACCCCCGTATCGAAAATGGTATGACACGAATGCgcaatgtgactatcatgcTGGAATTTCAGGACACTCTATAGAAAATTGTACTGCTTTCAAGAAGGTAGTGGAAGGACTTATCAAATTGggtgttgtcaaatttgatgactcACCCAACACAGAAAGTCCGTTGCCCAATCATGATGATAAGAGAGTGAATATGTTGAGCGAAGGTACGGGGGAAGAAGTCAAGACTGACATCGCTGAAGTAAAAACTCCATTGAAACGGGTATGGAAAGAGATGGCAAAAAGAGGGTTAGTTATTTCAGATTTGGAGGAAGGGTATGAGATGGGAAATTATTGTGAATTCCACTATAAAATAGGGCACGAAATCCAAGAATGTGAAGGATTTAGGGCTTCGGTTCAAagcatgatggataacaaggaaatgAAGTTCTATGAGGAAACAGAGGAAGAAAGAAGCATATGCGCGTCAGAATCAACAACgaagatttcaaaaataaatcatcctGTGGTCATTATTTCGCACCCTAAAAACAGTGAGGCTAGGGTCCAGgtaacaccaaaaattgtaatccATAAGCCGTTAAATTTCTCATATAAAGATAGTAAAATGGTTCCGTGGAAGTATGGATGCAATGTGACAATCTCAGGAAAAGAGGTTGAGAGAAGTCAAGAAAGGGGTTCTTATACGCGCAACGGGAAGCGATATGATACTCCAGCAGAATTGCCAAGAGAAATGAATTTGATGGTAGAACAAAGGAAAGGGAAAGCAGTGGAGGTTGAGCCGTTGGTTaatgaaccaataaaagaagaagaagcaaaagagTTTCTAAAGTTTTTGAAATACAGTGAATACATTGTTGTGGAGCAATTGCACAAACAACCTACCCGCATTTCTGTATTAGCTTTGCTCCTAAGTTCAGAAGTACATCGAAGTGCGCTGATGAAAGTACTAAACGAAACATATGTGGCCGAGGACATCTCAGTCAATAAACTGGATCGCttg GGGAACACATTACCGGGGGTTTTGATCGATAATGGATCTGCATTGAACGTATTGCCTTTGTCCACTCTTAATCGATTACCTATGGACAGTTCACATATGAAACCCTGCCAGAatatagtaagggcatttgatggaatAGAAAGAAGTTTTATAGGAAGAATTGAAATACAATTAAGAATTGGCCCAACTACTTATGAGGTGGACTTTTTAGTAATGGATATTAAGCCttcctacaattgtttattGGGGAGACCGTGGACACACTTGCCAGGGGCAGTACCTTCAATGTTACATCAGAAGGTGAAGCTAATATCAGAGGGTCGATTCGTAACAATAAGTGCGGAGGAGGATCTTATTGCGATGGTAATGGGTGATACACCTTATATGGAGACCAATGATGAGGCAGTGGAATGTTCTTTCCGGCCCTTGGAATTTGTGAACGCAACATTTATCGCTGAAGGAAATAGGATCCCGATACCAAAGATATCCAAGACTACTGAGATGGGTTTACAGTTGATGGTAGGAAGAGAAGCTTCGCCAGGGAAAGGGTTGGGAAAATACCTTCAAGGAAAGATTGAAGCACCCATGCTGAAGGAAAAGTTTGATCGTTTTGGCTTGGGTTACAAGCCAGAtatgaaacaaaagagaaaagaagtgGAGAAAAGGCAGGAGAAAAGAATGGCACGTTTAAGCAGAGAGGAATTCAAGTGGGAGCCTTTGACCTTCCCCCACATATCTAAATCCTTTGTGTCGGGTGGGTTTATTTACCCTCAGCGAGGGGTGTCCAGAAGGGAAAACATTGAAGAGATGTTGgaaaatgttcatatcaatgcTATAGAGACACCTGAAAGAAAGACCTTGTTGGAGATTTGCCTTTACGAACCTGGGAgcgagctaaacaattggactgcagaagaaatacctGTAGTCTTTAAAGCTTATTCAGcgtaa
- the LOC128043005 gene encoding uncharacterized protein LOC128043005, producing MEEIDEYYWNERVVDHGQDQAKGVLGHVDEAVSDLFDGLGKGVTPVPAILAETFRSLNAYRRASEGRFIGCAQLLIAWFHSHFWKVDKVLYRVFSGHYSPLKEIVATPRRDDISEENWIAILQNLQEDDVEWRAPWLIPDGILYRCGSFDWVPLLGIWGAVGYAPLLVLRQYNLRQFVSATYGLAQCEFSYRGDNYKKKVKEISQAWNQVHRMKRLAVGSMTTPEYGEWRRKRINDNIPELNLESVRPMEGAIAQIPEVADYLQTMAIQADVLSVKYELELNRGQELASLLKEESQNDLMTKLTQLLTKGVDKGQGPVIINEEENNDEPLYPPGFTLCMRKFRLSCIREDLLF from the exons ATggaagaaattgatgaatattactGGAATGAGCGAGTAGTGGATCACGGCCAGGATCAAGCAAAAGG GGTACTGGGGCATGTTGACGAAGCAGTTTCAGATCTTTTTGATGGGTTGGGTAAAGGGGTCACGCCTGTTCCTGCGATTTTGGCTGAAACGTTTAGATCTTTGAATGCGTATAGGCGAGCTAGTGAAGGCAGATTTATAGGTTGTGCGCAATTGTTGATAGCTTGGTTCCATAGTCATTTCTGGAAGGTTGACAAAGTTTtgtatcgggttttctctggGCATTACTCCCCGTTAAAAGAGATAGTGGCTACCCCCAGAAGGGACGACATATCAGAAGAAAATTGGATAGCAATTCTgcaaaatcttcaagaggatgatgtggagtggagagctccttggttgatTCCTGATGGAATTCTCTATCGTTGTGGAAGCTTTGACTGGGTTCCATtgcttgggatttggggagccgTCGGATATGCACCTTTGCTGGTCTTAAGGCAGTATAATTTAAGACAGTTTGTGTCGGCAACGTATGGTttagctcaatgtgagttctcGTACCGAGGAgacaattacaagaaaaaggtgaaGGAAATTTCTCAGGCTTGGAATCAGGTTCACAGGATGAAAAGGCTAGCTGTGGGTTCGATGACAACTCCAGAGTACGGTGAGTGGCGACGTAAAAGAATTAATGATAACATTCCAGAGTTAAACTTGGAGAGTGTTCGACCAATGGAAGG GGCTATTGCACAGATTCCGGAGGTAGCTGATTATTTGCAAACAATGGCAATTCAGGCTGACGTTTTAAGTGTAAAGTATGAACTAGAATTGAACCGGGGTCAGGAGTTAGCTTCATTGTTGAAAGAA GAGTCTCAAAATGACCTGATGACTAAGTTGACGCAATTACTGACCAAAGGAGTAGACAAGGGGCAAGGTCCTGTGATTattaatgaagaagaaaacaatgaCGAACCACTTTATCCTCCAGGTTTTACCCTCTGCATGCGCAAGTTCAGACTGAGCTGCATCCGCGAAGACCTTCTATTTTGA